The nucleotide sequence TATAGTTTTTGTATTTTTTCTCACCAATATTTGGAATTGCAATTTCGTCACGAACATACAATACAATTGGCTCAAAAATACGTCCAGGACCAGAAGCGATACCTCCGTTTTTAGCATATGATTTAGCTAAACTGCTGAACAACCATAACATTAATAATGCTGCTGCAAAAATAGAAACTACAGTTTTAGTAATAGAAAAATCGATTGGACGAACATTTTCAGGAAAACCTGTTTCTTCATTTTCAGTGATAGTACCAGAAGCATCTGTTCTGTATATTTTACCATCATGATGATTTAGAGCGTAGTAGTTACCGTTAGATTCTGCAACTTCTTTACCGTGGTGAAATTTAGCCGAAGAAAAAATATGTAATCCATTATCCCATAAAATAACTGGTAATGAAAATCCCCAAGCTTCTCCTGTTTCATCATCTTGAGTCAAAGAAAAATCGTGAGAATCTAAAACGTGATGATTAACGAAAGCTTTAATTTTAGACTTTACATCTGTAGGTTCTGCATGAGCTCCTTCGTGATGCCCTTCAACAGCTGCTGCTTCATGCGCAACTTCAGTCTGTACTTGTACAGAATCAACTTCAGGATTTGCAAGGCTTCGTAAAGGAAGACAAGCGACTAAAACTACTAAAAGAAATCTAAGTGGTTTGAATGAAATCACCATAACTGTTAAATATGTTATTTTTTTACGTTTCTAAAATTTGGTGCAAAGGTACATTTTTTATTAATATTCAAAAGAATATAAAAAATATTTTTTGAGGTTTCATCAATTAGAGGTCAAATTATTGTTTTTCGTTTAAAATTCTTATAGTTAGAATGGTTTCTATTGCTAAAAAAAGAATAAACATCCCAAAAAAATTAATTTTCTCAATTGTATTTTCATAAGTCTCGACTTCAAGAATTGGCTTTAAAAGAATATAGAAAAACACTAATTTGAGATTTGTAACTAGTAGAAATGACATTCCAACATTATCAAAACTCCGCTCTTTTACCTCTAACATCACTATAAAGACCAGTACTGACGACCCAAAAAACAATAAATATAGTGTTTCAATAGAATAAACAAATGCATCATCACGAATACTTAAAAACACAAAAAACAGCTTATGTACTACAAAAGCAATAAAAGTCAAGACAAATAAAAAAAGTAGGGGTTTGTATTTTTTTAAGTTCATATAGGTATTTGTACTAAAATAAAGACTGAAAAATCCAATCTACTTTAGCGCTCTTTATTCTGATTTGCTAATCTCGTTAACTTGTCTGATGACATTATATAATGCTAAGACAACACCTACCATAACTAATATTTTATTGTAATACACTTTAGGGCTTGGATGATTTTCATCTAACCAATCTCCTAAATAGGCAAACAAAAAAATAATGGCACCCATTTGAATGGGAATATTAATAAGCGCTATCCACTTACTCGATTTCTTTTTTTGGGGTTTCTTTTCCATCTGTAAGCATCAGTTTTTTTATGTTATCCTTCATTATACAAGAAGCACTAAATTCGGCCCCTGGTTCAACAGACAATTTTCCTACGGCTACCTCTCCGTGAATACTCGCTTTGGATTTCACATTCAAAATTTCGGCAACTTGAATCTTTCCATTAAACTTTCCTTCGATATCTGCATTTTTGCAAATAACATCGCCTGTTATACTCCCTGAAGGACCAATTACCAACTTTCCTGTCGATTGAAAATTACCAATTAACTCTCCATCCAATCTAAAATCAGCCTGTGAAATAATATCACCTTTAATGGTAGTGCCTTCAACAATTCTATTTGTTTTCCCTAAAAGATCGGTATAGGATTTGGCTTTTTTATCAAACATAATTATTGTTTTTTTGAGTTTGACTACGAATGCTGCGAATGTTCTGGTATGACAAAATATAAAGCGTAATAAATCTATTTTAACGTGTTTTTAATTGATATTGTAGACACTATTTGGTTGTAGCATCTTTTTTTAACGCTAAATAATCGGTTAGATTTTTCTTGATTTGAACCACTTTATAATTCTCATTCGATAGAACTATTGCTGGTTCTTCAATTTTATAGTCTTTGTATTCTTTCAAACGAGAACTTATAATAGTTGCATAGGCTTCTGAATTTGCGCCCTTAATTACTAAAAATTCCTCCTTTTCTTTATAACCTTCAAAACTGTAATCTAAATTTTTAGCATTTTCATGGGCAATAAATTTCTTTATCTTATCCTCCAATAATTTAGCTTTAGCATCCTCTGATTTTGAAAGTTTATATAGAATTTTCCAATTTTTGGATTCCAATGTATTGAAGGTCATGTTTTCTAAAAGAGGTACTTGCGTTTTAACAATTTCCAACGATTTTTTTCCTTCTTCACTATTTGGATAATTATCCGCAACGTATTGCAAAGCGTTTTTATAAGCCGTTACTCCTCTTAATTTTCCTATCGCATTAGCTCGTAAAAACTCTAACTTCGATACAATTTCATCTCCTGAAAATTGATTAATTAAAACATCTGTTTGCTCTAAAACCAATTCAAATTTGTCATCATTATACAAAGCATAAACCTTCTCATATACTTTTTCCGGACTATCATTAGCTAGATCTGCAGCCTTTGAATTCCCTATAATTTGTGCATAACGAGAGTTTGGAAACTGGGTTAAAATTGCATTTTTTATTTCTGCTGCTTTATTTTTATTCGTTATCTCGTAAATTTTATACAAATTATACAAGGTAGGCAGCACTAGCTTTTCTTCTGGATTTTGTCTTAATAACTGTTCTAGTTTTGTTGTAGCTAATTGATATTCTTTGAACTTTTCTTTATAAATAACACCTAATTGGTAATAAGCAAAATTGCGTTCTTTGTGAATACTATCTTTCTCTTTTTGACTAGCAGGAAGTTGTTCTAAGTAAAAATCGGTAGTATATTCTGCGATTACTTCTTCTTTTTTGTTCTTTTCATCACTAGCTTGCTCTTGCTCGTTTACATCTTTAGTAGCAATTTGTTCTGAAGAAGCCGATGACATACGCCAGTTTCCACCTAAAGAACGTGAGCCCCAACTGCTTTTGAAAGCTAACTTACCAAAGGAAACGGTCGTAGGATTGTAAAAATAGAAAAGGACTCCCCCTTGATTTCCTCCTAACGATGGTGGTAAAACAGCGGCTCTCTGCTTGGGTGCATTGGCGTCTGAAACCGCAACATCAGTTGGATTTGATTTGCTATTTTTTTCAATGTTTTTTTGAATCTGTAATTGCTTTTCAAAAGCTTTACGTTTTTCTTCATCCGATTTTTTAAGCGCTACTATATATTTTTCAAAATAAGCCTGTCTATCTGAATTTGACATTGAAAAAACTTTGATAATACTATCATTTCGTTTTGCAATGGTTTCATATAAAATCACATCGTCTAAATCTTTTCGAACTTTAGTGATGTGAATATGCTCCCTGCTTTTTTCATTCATTTTAGTCAATGTACTATCATAATATTTTGCAGCCATAGGGTACTTTGCATTTCGAAAGTACATATTGGCAATATTGCGATAATTAGATGCTACTAAATACTGGTCTCCACTGGCTTTTTTTAATGAAGTGTTATAAAAGTGTAAAGCCTCTTTTTGATTGTCTTGTTTGTCATAAAAAATTCCCATTTGGTGATTCAACACATCTAGGAACGGACGATTTTCTCTGTCTTTCAATAATTTATCAAATGTTTTTAAGAATACCAATGTATCTCCATTTTGAAAATCAAACAGTTGTGCTTTTTTGGCTTGGGCATGAATCACATATTTTCTTTCGGCTTTACGATTCATTGCAATAACCGATTCATAACTTTTTATTGCTTTTTGAGAATTACCTAATTCTTCATGCAGTTGCCCTAAAATAAAACGATAACGAGCTCTTTGAGCATTCTTTTTTGAAAATTTTTCGGCCAAATCAAGTTTGACAACAGCACTGTCTTTTTGGCCAAGATTCAAATAAGCTTCTGCTAGCAATGCATTAGCATCCGACAAAATTTGCTTGTCAAGT is from Flavobacterium sp. NG2 and encodes:
- the atpB gene encoding F0F1 ATP synthase subunit A — its product is MVISFKPLRFLLVVLVACLPLRSLANPEVDSVQVQTEVAHEAAAVEGHHEGAHAEPTDVKSKIKAFVNHHVLDSHDFSLTQDDETGEAWGFSLPVILWDNGLHIFSSAKFHHGKEVAESNGNYYALNHHDGKIYRTDASGTITENEETGFPENVRPIDFSITKTVVSIFAAALLMLWLFSSLAKSYAKNGGIASGPGRIFEPIVLYVRDEIAIPNIGEKKYKNYMSYLLTIFFFVLFLNIFGLTPLGINATGNLTITFSLAFLTFLITNFTANKNYWGHIFWMPGVPKAMRIILAPIELLGIFIKPFSLMIRLYANIFAGHIVLMSIIGLMFIFKSWIGSSLSFGLSFLLSILEILVAFLQAYIFTMLSALYFGSAVEEHHHEEAHH
- a CDS encoding AtpZ/AtpI family protein, producing MEKKPQKKKSSKWIALINIPIQMGAIIFLFAYLGDWLDENHPSPKVYYNKILVMVGVVLALYNVIRQVNEISKSE
- a CDS encoding polymer-forming cytoskeletal protein, which produces MFDKKAKSYTDLLGKTNRIVEGTTIKGDIISQADFRLDGELIGNFQSTGKLVIGPSGSITGDVICKNADIEGKFNGKIQVAEILNVKSKASIHGEVAVGKLSVEPGAEFSASCIMKDNIKKLMLTDGKETPKKEIE
- a CDS encoding tetratricopeptide repeat protein produces the protein MKTNIIYSSISLSLFILLGVSCSTKRDTFLSRNSHALSTKYNILYNGEIGLEKGVVGISSDDNDNFWKRLPIEKMQFKEENGKKTKNADFELAEKKATKAIQKHSMNIDGTERNFQTDEAYLLLGKSRYYDQRFIPALDAFNYILYKYPASSRIYEAKIWREKTNMRLGNDALVVTNMNRLLSLGKLDKQILSDANALLAEAYLNLGQKDSAVVKLDLAEKFSKKNAQRARYRFILGQLHEELGNSQKAIKSYESVIAMNRKAERKYVIHAQAKKAQLFDFQNGDTLVFLKTFDKLLKDRENRPFLDVLNHQMGIFYDKQDNQKEALHFYNTSLKKASGDQYLVASNYRNIANMYFRNAKYPMAAKYYDSTLTKMNEKSREHIHITKVRKDLDDVILYETIAKRNDSIIKVFSMSNSDRQAYFEKYIVALKKSDEEKRKAFEKQLQIQKNIEKNSKSNPTDVAVSDANAPKQRAAVLPPSLGGNQGGVLFYFYNPTTVSFGKLAFKSSWGSRSLGGNWRMSSASSEQIATKDVNEQEQASDEKNKKEEVIAEYTTDFYLEQLPASQKEKDSIHKERNFAYYQLGVIYKEKFKEYQLATTKLEQLLRQNPEEKLVLPTLYNLYKIYEITNKNKAAEIKNAILTQFPNSRYAQIIGNSKAADLANDSPEKVYEKVYALYNDDKFELVLEQTDVLINQFSGDEIVSKLEFLRANAIGKLRGVTAYKNALQYVADNYPNSEEGKKSLEIVKTQVPLLENMTFNTLESKNWKILYKLSKSEDAKAKLLEDKIKKFIAHENAKNLDYSFEGYKEKEEFLVIKGANSEAYATIISSRLKEYKDYKIEEPAIVLSNENYKVVQIKKNLTDYLALKKDATTK